The following coding sequences lie in one Panicum virgatum strain AP13 chromosome 6N, P.virgatum_v5, whole genome shotgun sequence genomic window:
- the LOC120677401 gene encoding uncharacterized protein LOC120677401: MDGMLADLAAAIPSISDEEPTAAAQAFYRMIANAEELVHDQTKHSTLSATARLISIKSQYNLSIACYDDIVALIQELLPADSKFPKDFYSSKKMLEGLGMPYEKIHVCYKNCMLYYKDNKDKQKCDYCDTPRYVDGSNKIPRKVLRYLPITDRLQRLYAHEQTAKMMRWHEEAPRSMYGTMDHPRDAESWQQFNVDFPEFAKEARNVRLGFATDGFTPYSITAASYSCWHVFVIPYNLPPGVAMRPENIFLSLVIPGPEHPGKNFGVLMQPLVDELQELMKGVETWDASLKQKFTMKATYLWSIHDFPALGMFAGWSTHGILACHRCLGDTNAFRLTKGGKASWFDCHRRFLPMEHEFRTQRNAFRKDTVVLDGPPRKLTGEEVEAQMNLQVGDRLTFNKEHNWTHINGLWQLSYFKKLLLPHNIDVMHNEKNMGEAVWNTCFDIVDKTKDNVKARQDLALICNRPKMHLECCEGLL, translated from the exons ATGGATGGTATGTTGGCTGACTTAGCTGCAGCTATCCCATCAATATCGGATGAGGAACCAACAGCTGCTGCTCAAGCATTTTATAGGATGATTGCTAATGCAGAAGAGTTAGTTCATGACCAAACAAAACACTCAACTTTGTCAGCCACAGCTCGTTTGATATCAATAAAGTCACAGTACAACCTCTCTATTGCGTGTTATGATGATATTGTGGCACTCATCCAAGAACTCTTACCTGCTGATAGTAAATTTCCAAAGGACTTCTACTCGTCAAAAAAAATGTTAGAGGGTCTTGGCATGCCATATGAAAAAATTCATGTTTGCTACAAGAATTGCATGCTTTATTATAAAGATAATAAGGATAAACAGAAATGTGACTATTGTGATACCCCTCGTTATGTGGATGGATCAAATAAGATCCCACGTAAAGTCTTGCGCTACTTGCCCATAACAGATAGGTTACAAAGATTGTATGCACATGAGCAGACTGCAAAAATGATGCGATGGCACGAAGAAGCCCCCCGTTCTATGTATGGTACAATGGATCACCCACGTGATGCTGAATCTTGGCAACAATTTAATGTTGATTTTCCGGAGTTTGCAAAAGAGGCAAGGAACGTACGATTAGGTTTTGCAACAGATGGTTTCACACCTTATAGCATCACAGCTGCTTCTTATTCATGTTGGCATGTGTTTGTGATTCCATATAATCTTCCACCGGGTGTCGCCATGAGGCCTGAAAACATCTTTCTTTCTCTTGTTATCCCTGGTCCAGAACATCCTGGAAAAAATTTTGGTGTTCTAATGCAACCTTTAGTAGATGAATTGCAAGAGTTGATGAAGGGAGTTGAAACATGGGATGCCTCATTGAAGCAAAAGTTCACCATGAAAGCAACATATTTGTGGTCAATACATGATTTTCCTGCCCTTGGGATGTTTGCGGGATGGAGCACCCATGGGATATTGGCCTGCCACCGCTGTTTAGGTGACACCAATGCATTCCGACTCACTAAGGGTGGTAAGGCATCCTGGTTTGACTGTCATAGGCGCTTTCTTCCTATGgaacatgagtttagaacccaaagaaatgcaTTTAGAAAGGATACGGTAGTGCTGGATGGACCCCCAAGGAAGTTAACAGGAGAAGAAGTAGAGGCCCAAATGAACCTCCAAGTCGGTGATAGGCTGACCTTTAATAAAGAGCACAACTGGACACATATTAATGGTTTGTGGCAGTTGTCTTACTTTAAAAAGTTGTTACTCCCGCACAACATTGATGTAATGCACAATGAGAAAAATATGGGTGAAGCTGTATGGAACACATGCTTTGATATAGTTGATAAGACCAAAGATAATGTAAAGGCAAGACAAGATCTAGCTTTGATTTGCAATCGTCCGAAGATGCATCTTGAG TGCTGTGAAGGCCTATTATGA
- the LOC120679475 gene encoding uncharacterized protein LOC120679475, with amino-acid sequence MKESGRTSNSTRQPSSASYQYLVRRNAHLEKGYQIGLVLIKQMPDFYAKLNMPIPEEIATILREANTCAQSSEQVSQSSHAENGGSANGNGIADNGSPCRSHDNDAFGSGNRDNEDDPSLE; translated from the exons ATGAAAGAAAGTGGTAGGACATCCAATTCCACAAGGCAACCAAGCTCGGCGTCTTACCAATATCTTGTGAGGCGGAATGCACACTTGGAGAAGGGCTATCAGATTGGACTTGTTTTGATCAAACAAATGCCG GATTTTTATGCCAAGCTAAACATGCCAATACCAGAAGAAATCGCCACCATTTTGCGAGAAGCAAATACATGTGCACAATCAAGTGAGCAG GTTAGTCAGTCATCACATGCTGAAAATGGTGGTTCTGCCAATGGAAATGGCATTGCAGACAATGGTTCTCCATGCAGGAGCCATGACAATGACGCTTTTGGTAGTGGCAACCGTGACAATGAAGATGACCCTAGTCTGGAATGA
- the LOC120677304 gene encoding wall-associated receptor kinase 4-like: MAIILLSCLLLAASMLAADAESTSACPDSCGGMSIQYPFGIGAGCFRKGFEIVCDGGGRPVLAGATAPIPVDHLSISTAEVRVMLPVGWQCFNASDEVYAWSDGDVQFNLDDAYRISSAHNQLVVVGCNTLGYIQSQRNEGNDYSYAYYTGCMSFCNNSGSAADGACDGVGCCRVDIPPGVTDNKMNFRAYSHREKLGDSPCDLAFLVDRENYTFHTADLKMDRNRTMPVWLDWAIRDNLTCDEAKKAQGYACVSLNSECHDSTNGPGYVCNCSMGYEGNPYIVNGCTDINECERPEYPCRGVCRNTLGSYECKCRSRFHSPDPFKEPCNLKFPLGFVIASGAAGFLFIISVVVFVWLLRKEKRKTKEYFEKNGGPTLEKVTKIKLFKKEELMPILRSNNRIGEGGFGEVYKGLLEDEPVAVKKPKNANLADQFTNEVIIQSRVMHKNIVKLVGCCLEVDIPILVYEFVPKGSLDDILHGSREPLDLDQRLDIAAQSARGLAYLHSDTITMILHGDIKPANILLSDDLVPKISDFGISRMITVDKKYTRNVIGAVSYVDPVYLQSGRLTSKSDVYSFGVVLLELITRKKVSDSNSLLRDFIDAYTMEKRVIELVDSEIAATENMELLDSLVGMIVECLDLNINRRPEMIDVAENLRVMLKRSRSKTVTPLN; encoded by the exons ATGGCCATAATCTTACTGTCATGCCTCCTGCTAGCAGCATCAATGCTTGCCGCCGACGCTGAGAGCACCAGCGCCTGCCCGGACAGCTGCGGCGGTATGAGCATCCAGTACCCGTTCGGCATCGGCGCCGGCTGCTTCCGCAAAGGCTTCGAGATCGTctgcgatggcggcggcaggcCGGTGCTCGCCGGCGCCACGGCGCCCATCCCGGTGGACCACCTCTCCATCAGTACGGCGGAGGTCCGCGTGATGCTGCCCGTCGGGTGGCAGTGCTTCAACGCCTCCGACGAGGTGTACGCCTGGAGCGACGGCGACGTGCAGTTCAACCTGGACGACGCGTACCGCATCTCCAGCGCCCACAAccagctcgtcgtcgtcggctgCAACACCCTAGGCTACATCCAGAGCCAGAGGAACGAGGGCAACGACTACTCCTACGCCTACTACACCGGCTGCATGTCCTTCTGCAACAACTCCGGCAGCGCGGCGGACGGCGCCTGCGACGGCGTCGGGTGCTGCCGCGTCGACATCCCGCCCGGCGTCACCGACAACAAGATGAACTTCAGGGCGTACAGCCACAGGGAGAAGCTTGGCGACAGCCCCTGCGACCTGGCCTTCCTCGTGGACAGGGAGAACTACACCTTCCATACCGCGGACCTCAAGATGGACCGCAATCGGACGATGCCGGTGTGGCTGGATTGGGCCATCCGTGACAACCTGACGTGCGATGAGGCCAAGAAGGCGCAGGGCTACGCATGCGTGAGCTTAAACAGTGAGTGCCACGACTCTACCAATGGACCCGGGTACGTCTGCAACTGCAGCATGGGCTACGAGGGCAACCCCTACATCGTCAATGGCTGCACTG ATATCAACGAGTGCGAACGTCCTGAGTACCCATGTAGAGGCGTTTGCCGGAATACATTGGGTTCATATGAATGCAAATGCCGCAGTCGTTTCCACAGTCCTGATCCCTTTAAAGAGCCCTGCAACCTCAAATTTCCACTTGGATTTGTAATTGCCTCAG GTGCAGCAGGTTTTCTTTTCATCATATCGGTTGTGGTGTTCGTCTGGCTTCTCCGCAAAGAGAAAAGGAAGACCAAAGAATACTTTGAAAAGAATGGGGGCCCTACACTAGAAAAGGTTACCAAGATCAAGTTATTCAAAAAGGAGGAGCTGATGCCAATTTTAAGAAGTAACAATCGTATTGGAGAGGGTGGCTTTGGCGAGGTTTACAAGGGGCTGCTTGAAGATGAGCCAGTAGCAGTGAAGAAGCCCAAGAATGCCAATTTGGCTGACCAATTCACCAACGAAGTCATCATCCAGTCTCGAGTCATGCACAAGAACATCGTCAAGCTCGTTGGGTGCTGCCTAGAAGTTGACATCCCAATTTTGGTCTACGAGTTTGTGCCAAAAGGAAGCCTTGATGACATCTTGCACGGCAGCAGGGAGCCTCTGGACTTGGACCAGCGTCTGGACATTGCTGCACAGTCAGCTCGAGGTCTAGCTTATCTGCATTCAGATACCATCACGATGATTCTGCACGGTGATATTAAACCAGCTAATATTCTCTTAAGTGATGACCTGGTACCAAAGATATCTGACTTTGGTATATCTAGGATGATCACAGTCGACAAAAAATACACGAGGAATGTCATCGGTGCCGTGAGCTACGTGGATCCAGTATATCTGCAGTCCGGAAGACTAACGAGTAAGAGTGATGTCTACAGTTTTGGAGTCGTACTCCTAGAACTCATCACAAGGAAGAAGGTCTCAGATTCTAACAGCTTGTTACGGGACTTTATCGATGCTTACACCATGGAGAAGAGGGTGATTGAGCTTGTTGACTCAGAAATCGCAGCAACAGAGAACATGGAGCTTCTTGATAGTCTGGTTGGAATGATCGTAGAGTGCCTGGATCTTAATATCAATCGAAGGCCGGAGATGATCGATGTAGCAGAGAATCTTCGCGTCATGTTGAAGAGATCACGGAGCAAAACTGTAACACCCCTCAATTAG